gagctggaagaagtggctggggagagggaagtctgggcctcccttctgaagctgctgcccccgcgacccgaccccggataagcggaagaaaatggatggatggatggatggatggaaaatttaaatacgactttattctcgtattatttcaactttattgtgATAATACTGTAACTTTATTCTCTTTTAATTTGGAAGATATTTTCATTAGTGgagaaataatgagataaaatgattaatttaggATTACAGTCCTGATCAATCCTTTGCTGACAGGAAATTAGTAGTTTAACTCAAAATGTCCGATTTCACTCAATTTTATTCCCTTTGATCGGTGACATTCTTTGTTCTTTATTGGTATTTaggaattaaaataatttgaaatgttttgttgtttttctctctacAAGCTTTGGCTCCTCCACCTGAATGAAACGAACCACGTTGGGAACCGGATACTCCTGCAGCTGAAGTCAGTTTTTACTTGATTCTCCTTCTGACACTTTTATCTGAACTCATACTGGGTTAATTTATGGGTAGACAAGAAACTAACTTCCTCCTTTTCCTGGAGATTGTCACACAGTGCCTATAAAAACTATTCACCTCCTTGgatgttaacatttttattacttgtaCAAATCAACCATGAGCAACAGTCGACCGgtcttttagtgttgtagttcggccgccatccagcagagggcgccgccgGTCAGCCGTTGATACAGAAGCAAAGATGGCGGAGAGAGATACGGTTCAAACGGagcaaaatgcactttatgctgttttgtttggaaatatAAACACCCGATAAACTCCTTAggttttcaatttaattcaaaatgacaAATAGTTTGTTATTCCTGAAGGAATACAGAGTTAATTCAAGAAATtgttaaactattttaatgtttcttgtttgaaacAAGTTCAGATGTATTTGTaagaaacataaatacattttaacaatttcttcagcatattataaaaatataacccTTTGTTATGAAAAGAAACCTAAAGTTTTTAAGAAACATGGCTGCTGATCAATTAATCCTtagtcaatttatatcaattAACTCAGTTAACTCTTATAAGTTTCATCCATAGTATGAACCCTgttaatggttaaaaaaaaatccacattttgttgattatgattgatttttaaaagtaataaatatggTAAACGTCCAACTGGTAAATTTTTTGTTGTaggcagtttttcttttagatttagGAGTTGAATTGTTTAGTAATGTGCTCTTTATGGTTCTTCTTCCTTGTGCTGAATTAGTATTTTTGATTCCACAGATATCCTGAGTGGGTTGCTAAGATTCAACCACTTCCCAGGTAAACTTCTGAGACAAAAGCAATCGACAGCAGATTGCAATTTTTACTGATCAGTAAAAATcagtaaatataaatttttactgatttctgtttcctcatttgtttcctttttgctttttcttggtgaaagaaaaaaagaaaaaaagtcactcataGATACTAAGagtttgaaaaagcaaaaaataaaagctgatagTCACAACAACGAGTCCAACAACCTGCGGCATCACCAGAGTCGGAGATCACGATCTCACTCGCGCAGTCCAGGGCCTAATCAAAGGCCGACGGGAAAACGGCGCAGGTCCAGCACGGTCAGCTCCTCTGGGGATAAAGGAGAGCAGCGATCCAGAACCGACCCGTCTGTGGGGGAGAaagctgatccagaaccagaaactCCTGCCAGGTATACTCCAGAATCAGCCGCCAAAGTCCTAAACATGTTTGGACTGGACAAAGAGGACCTAAAAGAACTAGAGTCATACCCCGAGGATCAGCTGACTTCTGAAAATCTACATCTGGTTTTACGTGAGATTTTCTTGCGGAAGAAGAAACGAGCTGCAGAAAACCCTCTTGAACCCAAAACCGACGAAACTGGAAGTCCGGACAAAACGCCTCCTGGTCCTCTGAAGCCAGTTAAAGTGATTGACTACAGACATTCTGCTAACTATGTTGCCGTTAGCGACTCGATAGAAACGCCCACTGAGGATGATCCAAGTCCCGCAAGTAGGAAGGAGTCACCACTGGAAGAATGTGACGAACCAACACAGAAAGACATCCAGCCGTCCAAGTCTATAAGAGTTAATCCTCAACCTTCTCTGAATCTGACGTCCAAATCCAAAAAACCCAGCagtttaaaggttaaaggtcaagaAAAAAGAGTCAAAGACTTGAAGAAGACAGCTAAACTGAAGCATAACATTAAAGCAACATGTAAAACTAGGAAAGCTTTGTCGTGTGGTGTTTCATATGCAAAACTGTCTCCGATCAAAGTGCCGCCTGTTAAGACCTTTACTTCCAACCATCTGCCAACACTGGCCATGATTAAAGACTATATAGGAGCCGCGCCGACAAG
The Poecilia reticulata strain Guanapo unplaced genomic scaffold, Guppy_female_1.0+MT scaffold_562, whole genome shotgun sequence genome window above contains:
- the LOC103461076 gene encoding zinc finger protein 638-like, giving the protein LWLLHLNETNHVGNRILLQLKYPEWVAKIQPLPRKKEKKSLIDTKSLKKQKIKADSHNNESNNLRHHQSRRSRSHSRSPGPNQRPTGKRRRSSTVSSSGDKGEQRSRTDPSVGEKADPEPETPARYTPESAAKVLNMFGLDKEDLKELESYPEDQLTSENLHLVLREIFLRKKKRAAENPLEPKTDETGSPDKTPPGPLKPVKVIDYRHSANYVAVSDSIETPTEDDPSPASRKESPLEECDEPTQKDIQPSKSIRVNPQPSLNLTSKSKKPSSLKVKGQEKRVKDLKKTAKLKHNIKATCKTRKALSCGVSYAKLSPIKVPPVKTFTSNHLPTLAMIKDYIGAAPTRFPHICSICNKKCFHMEDWLSHQNSSFHLESCTILRTQYPHWDGDVLPILSAEAESPSTLPFRRHDNGNLQQYYGSEGRRSSSWSRSRSRSRSRSRSPYDRRYTRRSRSPSWSPRLKKPSSLPCRSHSGSHERRSSSGRKDGKLSSSPRRSNEKQNLDHKSRLSKESSGPRCEKSRGRNLLQKSAALDRICSTYSSPSCSDAKLEHAKELDTKPHIEGKKKSAGRSVVGAEGKD